AAGAGAGAATTATGTGACCAAATTGCACAATTTGCTCGTGAAAAGATAGAATTAGCTGATCAATTGATATTAGACAATGCATCAAATCATATTAAGGATGGTACTACCATTTTAACTTACGGTTCATCCAAAGTTTTGACTGAAATGATTATACATAATGTTgttgatttgaaaaaagatgTAAAAGTAGTCGTTGTCGATTCAAGACCATTATTTGAAGGAAGAAAGATGGCCACATACTTAAGATCTCGTGGTGTTGATGTCATGTATGCTTTAATTAcaagtttaaataatgttttaaaaatgcCAATTGACTATGTTTTCTTGGGGGCACATTCCATTTTATCTAACGGGTTCTTATATTCAAGAGCTGGTACTGCTATGATTGCTATGAGTGccaaaagaagaaatattcCTGTATTAGTTTGTTGTGAAAGTTTGAAATTCTCTCAAAGAGTTCAATTAGATTCTGTTACATTCAATGAATTGGCTGACTCTAATGATTTGGTTAATATAGATTATGAAAATCCAATAGAAAAGCGTGGAAGCCAAGGTGCCTTGTTGAAACaatttataaaagaaagaaCAAAAGAGAAGGAGAAAATTGACttagaaattaataaacaaaagGGTAAACAATCGAATAGTAACCAgtctaaaaataatggtaataacAACAATGGTAATAACAGTAATGATAGTACCGATCAAAAGAATGGCGAatctaataacaataacaataataaaaatatcttggATGATTGGCAAGATATCCCATCATTAAATATAGTCAATATCTTGTACGATTTAACTCCACCAGAATacatcaaaaaaattattactgAATTTGGTGCTTTACCACCATCATCTGTTCCAGTTATATTAAGAGAATACAAGGGTTCTGTATAATCCCATAATATTTCCCTTACTTCTCCTGACTCATTTTGCATAGACATCACAATAGTATATATCaagtataatatttatgaatgtatttatttaatctttccaagttttaataaataaattttatattatatattattaaaagaaaaaaaattaatgcTTAGttatgattttttatttataggTAGGTATAATAGGTAATActataaataattgtatttttcttatataggaattatttacaaaagaTTGGAGgtcaattattatcattatttttgaaaagcaaaataaaaatacaaccCAGTATATATGGTATTATATGGTATGAATTTCGAAGAAAAAAgacaacaaaataatattaatattatattacttCTTATTAGTACAAGTATCAATTATTCtacaatttcattaatCCTAGCTGCATCAGAGGCTGGGCCACCTAAGAAAGGAGATAGAGAAGAAGGTGGCAATATAGCAATCATCATGACAATATATTCATAGATCTCATCAGAAACAGTCTTTTGATATATACCTAATAGATCAGCCGGATTTGGATAAACGGTTAAAGCCTTGTAGAATTTGCAAGCAGcttctaattctttacCTGGCTGGATAGCCAATTTTTCACCCAATTCCACATTAGCAGCAAAGGCCATTTCCCTTTGAGCTGGGTCAGTTGGTAAAGGATCTTTAACTAGCTCACTAGTTAAAATCCTACCTACGTTTTCTAACTTCTCTTGCTTAGcattttcttgttcttcttccagtaattctttatattttttgttttgcaATTTAATTTGTCTTCTAAATTCTGGGCTTGATCTTCTCTTGTGATCGAAATATAAAGCATAGCCGGTGGCGGATAATGCAACGATGGCACTGGTATAGCTCAAAATACGACTGAATGAATTAGTAgacattattttttaagaaagTCTTcgaattaaaatatttatatgcAATGGTagaaaaatcttttaacacaaaaaaaatgagGGATCTTATCTCtcgtattttttttatttctagtTTGTTCAGATATTGACAAAATTcacaaaaaagaaacagaaCTCTTAGAAGAATGCAGTTATGTAATCCAATCTCAGAAGCTTATAAGTGGAAAATACACAGTTCGTAGTTGCTACCTAGATAGTTGcatattaaataaagcTTTTAATCCTCGACAAACGATAGTCCAAATCTTAAATAGAGttgtaatatttgaaaaattcaaataaagatgattCAGTTTCACAGGTTAAACCcgaaaattaaaaaattgcCGACcgataagaaaaaaataagattttgagatatttgaaaattgtGTGACAGGACAGCAATGGCACGACACAAATTAGTAAATGAATGTATCAACGAATTACCTTAAGTGCAAAAAATTgtttgtatatattataagacaaaaaaatgaaaaagttttcagaatgaaatttttttttttaagagAAAGGCGTTgtgcattttttttaacaaaaattctattaaatcTAAAGATAGTTATGCCTTCAGAAGTAATATAAATAGgtttttttagaaatatatgagcatacttttatttatcaGAACTTAAGTTTCTGattaaaagtttaaaaacTAATGTGTTATCATTCTTTATTTAGGTGCTTTCTCATTTCGGGCACGTGGCACGGAAGCTCATCGCTGAAATTTtcataaataaaatgaataaaatataatagtgccatgaataaaaatagtcatttttttttacttgaCCATATCTCTAGATTACATAAGTAGTTTCCCTATTTATATTACTTTCCATAACTATGGCtattaagaaaagaaatacCTTGAGAAATAAGGCGGCCAATAGAGGTTCTACCCAAACAAATAATGTTGAAACAAATATACTAAATAATGCAACTTCCATCTTGGAAAAGCTTCCTGAAGATCCAAAAGCCTTTTTGCATCAGCCAAAGGAGTCGAAAAAGGATAAGATTCTGAATAAGCAGAGCTCCTTCCTATCACAGGTTCAACAAAAAGCATTAAAAGTAAATCCATCATTGTCTGGTATTTCCAAATCGTCCGCTAGACGTAGAAAGAGAAAGATGAGAGATGAATTAAAGCCAAAGATGCAAGATCTTTTGACTTCCTTGGATCAAGAGGAAGATTTGAAGCAAATAAGTAATGATTTAAAGAAGAGACAAGCAGAAGTGTTAAAAGTttatggtaataataataataataataataataataatgctaatgataatgatgacaTGGATATAGATAATACTGCTAAAAATAACgttacaaatattattcgAAAATCATCTTATTTGAAGGCTAATTCTGTGATTGAACCAGGtagtattaaaataaagaaaaatgcGCCAAGCATTAGAAATCAGAAGGGTTCTAAACTATTGACTGTGAACGAAACAAAAAGGTTCAACGAAGTGTTAACCAACCAAGTCTTCCAAAAGAACCCATTTGGTTCTTTAAGAGAGCTGATTAAAATGCAGAAGTATTAATAATCGATGATGCTTTTAACTCTACCCTAACTTTGTTCCTTCatatcttctttttctcatcttttttatttctaatatgTATATTACTTGACTTACTTGAGAGGCCTCCCTTTACCTACAAGAACTTACAATATTATTcctttatatttattagtaTGTTTCggaagttttttttttataaataatgtaAATGTTTATgcaatttaatatttatatatataacaaaaATCTATATGTACATctcattgaaaaaaatatgccGTTAACCTAATGGTGAATTGGATAAAATATCCGTAAAAGTGGTAATCATAACAgtcttttcaaatttagtTATTTCTGACTTATCAAGTTCAGTGTGTAATAATTTAGCATATTTTCTTTGAGTTCGtttcaaatcttttaacatttcagatttattttttgtattatctGTATCACTTTCAacaaaattttctttattactATCTGTTGATAACTGATGGTTATcaaaatttgtattttcatcataattagaatcaaaatttgaaaaaacttgagctttcttcttcaaaaggatttgattttttagaatttttaattgaactTTTCTatcaatgatattattaatttgttcaatgattaaattaatatctatAATATCGTCGCATTCttccaatattttattcaaatcaacttttttatcatcatcattaccAAATTTACTACTTTTTAGAAATCCaagtaatttatttatccaGACAACATAACCATCAATAACACCATCTTTATCTTTGACATACATTTCatgaattaaatcataAAATGCATCTTGATGTTTATCAATTAAGTCATTAATACTTTTGATAACATTTGCTTGAGTATAAATTTCGTTACCATCATTAATTACTGAATCTATTAGTCtaattaaatcattcaTAAATTTCTCAAAGATTTTTAAACCCACATCAGCtttcataattttaaagatttgaaCCATTGGAtcataaattaaattaatgaaatatttcaataattgtGTTAATTCTGGATCTTGCCACATTTTCctcataatttttttatctctttctttaatatacAATCTAAATAACTCTTGGAAAGATTGATAATATgaacttttaataataattttctttgtcGTAGATTTCTTTATCGTAGAAgtagaagaatttaatgttgatgaagaagaagattttgTAAGTTTAGAACttgattttttagaattttgcGTTTTCATCATGGTAATATCTGTAGAATcataatcatcatcaaaatcatcttcaagagtttcattttcaatattttctgcATTCCATAAATTATAcgaatatttcaattcattaacCAACTCTTTggtaattaattttaattttaacatttcatttaaaactGTAAAACAAACAGgtaaagaattagaagagtcatttgtttcattagtaaagtcaattttattatatctttcatctttaataatgaaatgttttaaaggcttaattaattttgaagaatgtttattttcttggataattttcatttctaattttttaataatcttagattgatgttttaaatcttcatttaGAATTGTTGAAAACATTGATTGTAAGAGTGAGTAATTACCAAATGGACTCACAAGGAATAAGTCAATTAAACTTTTCATTATAACCATtggatttgaaattttcaaaatttgtGACATCATTGCATATGGCATTAATTTATGTAATCTTCTAATTTGATTATAAAACCCATGGCTATTTTTATCCGTATTCCCAATAAAGACTTTATAAATCGTGAacgataaaaataatttaaaccaatctattaaagatttgaattcattagataatttttgaatgctatttttctcttttaattcatttgatattaaaaataaaaattgtttgtctcgtaataataattttttaaaagtattaaaatttttcaaaatcttaTTAATCTTTGTTATGTAAAGCTttctttgaaataattcagtttcgaaatttttaatatcagttaattggttattattaattttaccaattaaatttttattcttatttttgtCAAATAATGTTTTTTCATCAATGGAATTAAGggttaaaaaatcaattaaaattttagattgagaaatttctttattatttaataattttcttaaatattgtcttaataataatcttttattcCCAAAGAGAGGCTCTTCAATATTCTCGTCTTGATTAAGGTCATCAATTTCagattcttcatcatctaaaTCTGAactagaattatttttttctttattactATGGATTGATGTATTTGAATTCGAAGTTGCTCGTGAATTTGCTCTTGCTCTTGTACTCGTATTAGCAGATGGTATTTGcaatgaattagaattcaaatttaaatttggagTGGATTGTGATGCATTTGAAGTTTGGTTTATGGTAGAGGTATCTTTCTTATGTTTATGACGTGGTAGAATAGGCAATTTTTTACTTggaaattcattttttagaTCATGAACTAACAGTTTAAAATCTTGAAACGTTTTCCAAATGTAAAATACCTTAATAACTCTTTTATGATTcttaaattgttttttttcaatctttaTAAGgtatttataatttgaattggaagaattattagaactTGTAGAATCAGAGattgataatttagaaaaaagattatttgaagtgGAAGCAGTTAAATTAAACGTTGATTTAACCCATTTAGGagtagaaaaaatataatcagTAGCAGAAGACGAAgtagatgataatgaatcaGAAGTGGTAGTTGATGCGGAAGTAGTTGGATTATCTTCTATCACCGCTATTATATTGATATCCCAAccatttatatatataggatctattgtattaaaatacttgttaatatcatcaatagGTAAAATGTTTTCCTCCGTAgtagaataatttttcctatcttttatctttttatctttatagTAAAGAAGTTCACTTGTAGTAGATAAACCTGAATtgtaaatcaattttaaaaggttaattaacaaatttgaaacattTTTCCTAGTAGTTAACTTTTGCTTAATAAAAGTATCTGAtaatttcatattcatGAAATATTCGAAAAAAACTTGAATCTTCTCTTGCCAGAATTTCAAATCCCGGATCATATCTTGAGAAAATAGAGGGAAAGATATGATGAATTCTTGTAAGAAGAATCCTAGCATTGGTGAATTAGAAAGTGTCACTTTACCATCTAAAGATTTTGCATTTTccatattttttgatttagaCGGGCTTATAGAATCCttatttgatattatactagcattttcattagtatGTGAGTGTgaatgatgatattttttcaattttggaTCTATATTCGAAAATGGATAACCAAAATTTCTCAACCCATTGATTTCATTCAACTGTAAGAATTCAGTTCTGATTTGAGATTTCAGTAGCTCTTTCTTCAAGAAATGCTCTTGAGAAGGTGTTAACACTTGATTCTGCATATGTAATGGCAactaataagaaaaaaggTGTTTAGTTGCTAATTCATTTCATATGACTGGccatatattaatatatatagatatagatatagatatagatatatttgtgtaatcttttattttttcaatttctgaaatatctatatggatcttaaaataatattcctaATGGCCTTAGATTGATCCGATATGGTGTCTGGATGGAGAAAGATAATAATGTCATTTCAAAAAGGGGAAATGCCTCCTAGAAGGTAATTATAGCcgataatatattttaggCAAATTTATCCGATACATTTTGGTGAAAAATAAGCGAAATGCATCACGTGCTTAAAAATTCCCCGCGTCCCTTAATTACGTAATGCGGATATCTAAATCCCAAAAAGGAATGTGAAGACATAGTGAAATTCTGGGGGCGGAGTTGGATGGTTCACGATGGGTATTCAGACCCGAATCGTTTTATAGATAGGctattgatgaaatttcatttgaaaaaaatgttaataataaataaataaataaaataagtaataaataataggaaataaataaatagttaaaatattagtgattcttattattataataatagtgctaatattaaaaaaaaaattaggcCTAAAAATAGTCAATGAGAAAGTAACTCTAAAAGCTATTAAAGCCGtcattagaaaataatgaaccAATCAATAGCTACATTGCTCAAGCAGAAAATATCTCAGGAAGAATCTTCCGGTGATGCGGAAGGTACCACGGTTAGTGGGAATGTTTCTAGCGAGAACACAACTGGATTACCATCTTATAACGATTCTTTAATGGGCCAAACTTCACCTTCCAGTGCCAAACATATAAGACATAGAACGTCCTCTACAGGAACTTCTGTAAAGAAATTGTCATATAATATGCCTTCAATGAGTAGTGCCAATGTTAATCCACcagaaaattcaaatgaaaatttgtttattaattatttgttgtacgataataatgatgagaTCAAAGATTTACATTCTTCGTATATCGTCTCACCCAATAGTACTGCCACAAATAATGACTTGCATGATATAAACAGTCGATCCAGATGTACCTCCCCGAAATCAAATTGTTTGTCAATACAACCAACTGATCCAGAGTTTTGGGAGCAGTCATATATTCCTTACTCAGCAGATATGCAGGTAATTTCTACGGCATTCACACAAAATGATGAATCTTTGAAGTTTAAGGATTCAAAGGAGAAAGATAGAGAACTTGTTAGAGAAAATTTAAGTACAAGTTCCACGAGAAGAAATTCGTTTGCTAATGTTCTCACGGAATTGGTAACCTTACGATCCCATAGTTTCTCAtctttaaagaataatacCTCACATAATCATGCACATTGTCATTCCAGTCATGTCAATTTcacaaatcaaaatcaaaattgtCATCTAAATAGTCTTGCCTCACAAGCGATTCCCCCTTCCAGAGTGGCCACCTATTCACGATCTCACTCAATCTCATCTTCCTCCAAGGCTCCTATTTCACCTACTACAAACTCTATAGCTAATccattgaatttaaatcaacCGGACATAACACTTGATATGTTACCAAAACCACCAAAACCTATATCTTTAGAAAGTGTTGAATCATacttattagaattatcaaattataCAAAATTTATTGGTCGCATTCTTTCAGAGAATGATTCAACCTTCACAAAACAATGCTTAGAATATTATATGATGAATTGTTTCGAATTTCAGTCAATACCGTTAGATATAGCATTGAGACAGGTGTTGGAATTTGTAGATTTACCTAAAGAGACTCAACAAATTGatagattattattgaCTTTTAGTAAAgcatattttgaacagaACTCACAATCATTTTGGCTTAATGATGAtcaagtttattttttaacattttctttattaatcttGCATACCGATTATTTTAATCCCaacaataaatataaaatgaCCAAAAAGGAATTTGTGGAGTTAGTTCATAAAGATCGTGATTCATTTGGATTTAAAATCCCTATTGGAGTCTTATCGTATTTTTATGAAAACGTCATTTCTTTAGAATCAATTAAGTTAAAGtataaagatttattgaaaCTTCAACAATCATATAATACTGACACTATTTTTTCTCCAAAACTTttgattaaagaaaaaaaattgattaatatttcaacAATTCAACCGCCTTCAGTGGTTAAACAGAGATCCACATCATTATCTGCTTTGCATAGGAAATATTCCACTACAAATTCTATCTTAACTACTCATTTACATGTCTCCTCAAATAAACCGCAAAATAATGCACTCACTCCTACATACAGTTTAAATTCAGCTTCTACTATGAATTCTCCAAAAAATACCCCAATcacaaataattctttaaatttgcaagaaaatattaatatttatgaatatattaatcaaaattcattaaatgaaattaatttattaaatttttttgaatatagAGATTCTTCTACaaatgttgaaaaattattaaataccAAATTCCATAATAagttaattcaatttttaaataataaaaaatataattccCACAATTTAGATATTTCTAATGACAAAAATGAGATTTTAAATGggaatgaaattatttataataataagattt
This DNA window, taken from Henningerozyma blattae CBS 6284 chromosome 3, complete genome, encodes the following:
- the TBLA0C02470 gene encoding uncharacterized protein (similar to Saccharomyces cerevisiae SYT1 (YPR095C); ancestral locus Anc_3.407), which translates into the protein MNQSIATLLKQKISQEESSGDAEGTTVSGNVSSENTTGLPSYNDSLMGQTSPSSAKHIRHRTSSTGTSVKKLSYNMPSMSSANVNPPENSNENLFINYLLYDNNDEIKDLHSSYIVSPNSTATNNDLHDINSRSRCTSPKSNCLSIQPTDPEFWEQSYIPYSADMQVISTAFTQNDESLKFKDSKEKDRELVRENLSTSSTRRNSFANVLTELVTLRSHSFSSLKNNTSHNHAHCHSSHVNFTNQNQNCHLNSLASQAIPPSRVATYSRSHSISSSSKAPISPTTNSIANPLNLNQPDITLDMLPKPPKPISLESVESYLLELSNYTKFIGRILSENDSTFTKQCLEYYMMNCFEFQSIPLDIALRQVLEFVDLPKETQQIDRLLLTFSKAYFEQNSQSFWLNDDQVYFLTFSLLILHTDYFNPNNKYKMTKKEFVELVHKDRDSFGFKIPIGVLSYFYENVISLESIKLKYKDLLKLQQSYNTDTIFSPKLLIKEKKLINISTIQPPSVVKQRSTSLSALHRKYSTTNSILTTHLHVSSNKPQNNALTPTYSLNSASTMNSPKNTPITNNSLNLQENINIYEYINQNSLNEINLLNFFEYRDSSTNVEKLLNTKFHNKLIQFLNNKKYNSHNLDISNDKNEILNGNEIIYNNKILNQIKNFKGGYLRVLPNSIKNGKEFFKNFRILNYTQDNIYYFKIIQMGDIKMLEPRLNLKCRSKSSSALNPNPTTAAAMAAAATSTIKKIPLVNASTSSSLQSISEPKLDPTSMRRNDKSELEEEYGGGGDGGCEEDEEDNSIIIDSKEYIWKEKFVILTIGGIWIFDKKKSQELTTYMIDDPNFHEEVYIVDCKSLKNIDQPIIYSNFFVSKEFSKDEKSLFSKIFLNSIKLQNSFDGYEINNGSARMKKKGENLNIRKNNSMFEIGDNLEDNIFELFGLHDSIRNEQDRVMMTYAGKFDILNREIFDSHHNNTVWKCKTSSERDSWVNCINLLAALDKCHFNHIDTITNTIIPSGHLSVEEKLRNITKTYQITFKELNKVQKHIQMYMQCIPIKHKTKNHLIEEINKLIIRMSELYFENKKNYTYSQIIDELYELLDTTTVNSISETASPSISHSNSTTGFLLNDSNLYKCITEEEL
- the TBLA0C02460 gene encoding uncharacterized protein (similar to Saccharomyces cerevisiae YPR097W; ancestral locus Anc_3.408) — protein: MQNQVLTPSQEHFLKKELLKSQIRTEFLQLNEINGLRNFGYPFSNIDPKLKKYHHSHSHTNENASIISNKDSISPSKSKNMENAKSLDGKVTLSNSPMLGFFLQEFIISFPLFSQDMIRDLKFWQEKIQVFFEYFMNMKLSDTFIKQKLTTRKNVSNLLINLLKLIYNSGLSTTSELLYYKDKKIKDRKNYSTTEENILPIDDINKYFNTIDPIYINGWDINIIAVIEDNPTTSASTTTSDSLSSTSSSATDYIFSTPKWVKSTFNLTASTSNNLFSKLSISDSTSSNNSSNSNYKYLIKIEKKQFKNHKRVIKVFYIWKTFQDFKLLVHDLKNEFPSKKLPILPRHKHKKDTSTINQTSNASQSTPNLNLNSNSLQIPSANTSTRARANSRATSNSNTSIHSNKEKNNSSSDLDDEESEIDDLNQDENIEEPLFGNKRLLLRQYLRKLLNNKEISQSKILIDFLTLNSIDEKTLFDKNKNKNLIGKINNNQLTDIKNFETELFQRKLYITKINKILKNFNTFKKLLLRDKQFLFLISNELKEKNSIQKLSNEFKSLIDWFKLFLSFTIYKVFIGNTDKNSHGFYNQIRRLHKLMPYAMMSQILKISNPMVIMKSLIDLFLVSPFGNYSLLQSMFSTILNEDLKHQSKIIKKLEMKIIQENKHSSKLIKPLKHFIIKDERYNKIDFTNETNDSSNSLPVCFTVLNEMLKLKLITKELVNELKYSYNLWNAENIENETLEDDFDDDYDSTDITMMKTQNSKKSSSKLTKSSSSSTLNSSTSTIKKSTTKKIIIKSSYYQSFQELFRLYIKERDKKIMRKMWQDPELTQLLKYFINLIYDPMVQIFKIMKADVGLKIFEKFMNDLIRLIDSVINDGNEIYTQANVIKSINDLIDKHQDAFYDLIHEMYVKDKDGVIDGYVVWINKLLGFLKSSKFGNDDDKKVDLNKILEECDDIIDINLIIEQINNIIDRKVQLKILKNQILLKKKAQVFSNFDSNYDENTNFDNHQLSTDSNKENFVESDTDNTKNKSEMLKDLKRTQRKYAKLLHTELDKSEITKFEKTVMITTFTDILSNSPLG
- the SLX9 gene encoding Slx9p (similar to Saccharomyces cerevisiae SLX9 (YGR081C); ancestral locus Anc_3.409), yielding MAIKKRNTLRNKAANRGSTQTNNVETNILNNATSILEKLPEDPKAFLHQPKESKKDKILNKQSSFLSQVQQKALKVNPSLSGISKSSARRRKRKMRDELKPKMQDLLTSLDQEEDLKQISNDLKKRQAEVLKVYGNNNNNNNNNNANDNDDMDIDNTAKNNVTNIIRKSSYLKANSVIEPGSIKIKKNAPSIRNQKGSKLLTVNETKRFNEVLTNQVFQKNPFGSLRELIKMQKY
- the TOM20 gene encoding TOM complex receptor protein TOM20 (similar to Saccharomyces cerevisiae TOM20 (YGR082W); ancestral locus Anc_3.410), translated to MSTNSFSRILSYTSAIVALSATGYALYFDHKRRSSPEFRRQIKLQNKKYKELLEEEQENAKQEKLENVGRILTSELVKDPLPTDPAQREMAFAANVELGEKLAIQPGKELEAACKFYKALTVYPNPADLLGIYQKTVSDEIYEYIVMMIAILPPSSLSPFLGGPASDAARINEIVE